From the Bdellovibrio reynosensis genome, one window contains:
- the folE gene encoding GTP cyclohydrolase I FolE, protein MAKAPKKTTKKTTLKTSKKQSIEPGVHAHETAVLVKQILDNVRPTPMIHNGLSNEEKIEKITEKFTEIMEVLGLDLTDDSLGDTPRRVAKMYVNEVFAGLDAKKFPKMTVIENKMNYDQMIVVQSISCLSFCEHHFLPIDGFATVAYIPNQKVIGLSKINRIVQYFARRPQVQERLTKQIADCLQYILGTEHVAVHINAKHYCVVMRGIEDTGSTTSTADLRGHFKSRQETREEFLQQIKTK, encoded by the coding sequence ATGGCAAAAGCACCTAAAAAAACCACTAAGAAAACGACTTTGAAAACCAGCAAAAAGCAATCGATTGAGCCTGGCGTTCATGCCCATGAGACAGCCGTGTTGGTGAAGCAAATTCTGGACAATGTTCGTCCAACACCCATGATTCATAACGGTCTAAGTAACGAAGAAAAGATCGAAAAAATCACCGAAAAATTCACAGAAATCATGGAAGTTCTTGGTCTTGATCTTACAGATGACAGCTTAGGTGATACTCCTCGCCGCGTAGCTAAGATGTACGTTAACGAAGTATTCGCAGGTCTTGATGCGAAAAAGTTCCCTAAGATGACAGTGATTGAAAATAAAATGAATTACGATCAAATGATCGTCGTTCAAAGCATCAGCTGCCTTTCTTTTTGTGAACACCATTTCTTGCCAATTGATGGTTTTGCTACGGTGGCTTATATCCCGAATCAGAAGGTGATCGGACTTTCAAAGATCAACCGCATTGTGCAATATTTTGCACGTCGTCCCCAGGTGCAGGAACGTCTCACTAAGCAGATCGCGGATTGCTTGCAATATATCTTAGGTACTGAGCACGTCGCAGTTCATATCAATGCTAAACACTATTGCGTAGTTATGCGCGGAATTGAAGACACAGGCAGTACCACATCAACGGCGGATCTCAGAGGCCATTTTAAATCCCGCCAAGAAACCAGAGAAGAATTCCTTCAACAGATTAAGACCAAATAA
- the pepN gene encoding aminopeptidase N — protein MKQEKIYLRDYKAPSFSVESINLDFNLNEDFCRVIAKSNITKKEAAELRLNGEELKLVSIKINDKVLTSQDYQITGEELIIPQVPEKFILEIETELEPQKNTSLEGLYKSNGIFCTQCEAQGFRKITYFFDRPDIMTSYSVTIEADKKKYPVLLSNGDRVRIDDLGNGRHKAFWSDPHKKPCYLFALVAGDLGVIRDNFVTKSGRKVNLEVYAAHGKQERCWHAMDSLKKSMKWDEDTFNLEYDLNDYMIVAIDDFNAGAMENKGLNVFNSRLVLADSNSATDVDFHAIESVVAHEYFHNWTGNRVTLRDWFQLSLKEGLTVFRDQEFSADMTDRGVQRIEDVDALRVGQFAEDAGPNAHPVRPESCMAVDNFFTMTIYEKGSEVIRMMQTIVGRKGFRKGMDEYFKRHDGQAVTTDDFAAAISEPNGKDFTQFKRWYHQSGTPVVNVNESYDSSKSEYTLTLEQHCPPTPNQPTKEPFHLPLMMELLSKNGQELKLECDKIETNSDGKHLIELKEAKETYVFKNLNERPVLSILRQFSAPVNLKWQASQDDLYFLMEKDTDSFNRREMAQKIGLGVLRQLIDQARNKKDLVIDQRYLAAMSAIIRDEKMDHGFKAKMLQLPSHSVLAQEEAVLDTESFHTARTTLKKAIAKENRQQLLEIYQKFHGVEPKSRDTKAFGHRSLKNSALSYLAELHDPEVLEVVNKQYWGAQNMTDRMTAMMILADSESVHRDKALHNFYEEWKNDAVVMNKWFTAQATTSRKQTLEDVKTLTKHPAFNITNPNNVYSLLRAFGANLVRFHDPKTDAYEFYADKIIEVDAKNPQVAARLCSAFNFVQKLEPAMKEKALKQIRRMVGIEALSKNSRELLQSALAES, from the coding sequence ATGAAACAAGAGAAAATTTATTTAAGAGACTACAAAGCTCCATCTTTTTCCGTAGAATCCATAAACCTCGACTTCAACCTCAATGAGGACTTTTGTCGAGTTATCGCTAAAAGCAATATAACGAAGAAAGAAGCCGCGGAGCTTCGTTTAAATGGCGAAGAACTAAAGCTAGTTTCAATCAAGATCAACGATAAGGTTTTAACTAGCCAAGATTATCAAATCACCGGCGAAGAACTTATCATTCCCCAAGTTCCAGAAAAATTTATTTTAGAAATCGAAACTGAACTTGAGCCACAAAAGAACACGTCACTTGAAGGTCTTTATAAGTCCAACGGGATTTTCTGTACTCAATGTGAAGCCCAAGGTTTTAGAAAAATCACTTACTTCTTTGACCGTCCTGACATTATGACTTCTTATTCTGTGACAATCGAAGCTGATAAGAAGAAATATCCAGTCCTTCTTTCTAACGGTGATCGCGTTCGTATTGATGACTTAGGCAATGGACGTCACAAAGCTTTTTGGAGTGATCCACACAAGAAACCTTGTTACCTTTTTGCTTTGGTTGCTGGTGACCTTGGCGTGATTCGCGATAACTTCGTTACGAAATCTGGCAGAAAAGTAAATCTTGAAGTCTACGCGGCACACGGCAAACAAGAACGCTGCTGGCATGCAATGGATTCATTGAAAAAATCCATGAAGTGGGATGAAGATACTTTCAATCTTGAATACGACCTTAACGACTACATGATCGTGGCTATTGATGATTTCAATGCTGGCGCCATGGAAAATAAAGGTCTAAACGTTTTCAACTCGCGCCTGGTGCTAGCTGATTCTAACTCTGCAACTGACGTAGACTTCCATGCGATTGAATCAGTTGTAGCCCACGAATACTTCCATAACTGGACAGGTAACAGAGTCACTTTGCGTGACTGGTTCCAACTTTCACTTAAAGAAGGTTTAACTGTTTTCCGTGATCAAGAATTCTCTGCCGACATGACTGATCGTGGGGTGCAAAGAATTGAAGACGTTGACGCCCTTCGCGTGGGGCAATTTGCTGAAGACGCAGGTCCTAACGCTCACCCCGTTCGTCCCGAGTCATGCATGGCTGTTGATAATTTCTTTACCATGACGATCTATGAAAAAGGATCTGAAGTGATTCGCATGATGCAAACGATTGTGGGCCGTAAAGGTTTCCGCAAAGGCATGGATGAATACTTTAAACGTCATGATGGCCAGGCTGTGACGACGGATGATTTCGCGGCGGCGATCTCAGAGCCTAACGGCAAAGACTTCACTCAGTTCAAACGTTGGTATCATCAATCAGGCACACCGGTCGTAAATGTTAACGAAAGCTATGATTCTTCCAAGAGCGAATACACCCTGACATTAGAACAGCACTGCCCGCCCACCCCGAACCAACCAACAAAAGAGCCCTTCCATTTACCATTGATGATGGAGCTTTTGAGCAAAAACGGTCAGGAATTAAAGTTAGAATGCGATAAGATTGAAACGAATTCTGACGGTAAACATCTTATTGAGCTGAAAGAGGCCAAAGAAACTTACGTCTTTAAAAATCTTAACGAGCGTCCGGTACTTTCTATCTTGCGCCAATTTTCTGCACCTGTGAATTTAAAATGGCAGGCTTCCCAAGATGATCTTTATTTCCTTATGGAAAAGGATACGGATTCTTTCAACCGTCGCGAAATGGCGCAAAAAATCGGTTTAGGGGTCCTTCGTCAACTTATCGACCAAGCTCGCAACAAAAAAGACTTAGTGATTGATCAACGCTATTTAGCTGCGATGAGCGCTATCATCCGTGACGAAAAAATGGACCATGGCTTTAAAGCAAAAATGTTACAACTTCCAAGCCATTCCGTTTTAGCGCAAGAAGAAGCCGTTTTAGACACGGAATCTTTCCATACAGCGCGCACGACTTTGAAAAAAGCGATCGCTAAAGAAAACCGCCAACAACTTTTAGAGATTTATCAAAAGTTCCATGGTGTTGAACCTAAAAGCCGCGATACTAAAGCTTTTGGCCATCGTTCCTTGAAAAACAGTGCCCTTAGCTATCTAGCAGAACTGCACGATCCAGAAGTATTAGAAGTAGTGAACAAACAGTATTGGGGCGCACAAAACATGACAGACCGTATGACAGCAATGATGATTCTTGCTGACTCGGAATCTGTTCATCGTGATAAAGCACTTCATAACTTCTATGAAGAGTGGAAAAACGACGCGGTCGTGATGAATAAGTGGTTCACAGCCCAAGCAACGACAAGCCGGAAGCAAACTTTGGAAGATGTGAAAACATTGACGAAGCATCCCGCATTTAACATCACGAATCCTAACAACGTTTATTCGTTGTTAAGAGCTTTTGGTGCAAACCTTGTGCGCTTCCATGATCCAAAAACCGATGCTTACGAGTTTTATGCTGATAAGATCATCGAAGTCGATGCAAAGAACCCACAAGTGGCTGCCCGCCTGTGTTCAGCTTTTAACTTCGTGCAAAAGCTTGAGCCTGCGATGAAAGAAAAGGCGCTAAAACAAATCCGCCGCATGGTTGGAATTGAAGCCCTCTCTAAAAATTCAAGGGAGCTTCTTCAGTCAGCTTTAGCGGAGTCATAA
- a CDS encoding VOC family protein, with protein sequence MSLLITSITITTPQLEPMLGFYRLIGFQFTASKVDKGTEVFRATHNGVEFSLYSTNNPLRSKIPSLQLGFKITDLTGTVEELTKIPGAMCILDPTEMPDGKKAIVLDPDGHSIELTEY encoded by the coding sequence ATGAGTTTGCTTATCACTTCTATCACAATAACAACACCGCAGCTAGAACCGATGCTGGGTTTTTACCGATTAATCGGCTTTCAATTTACAGCGTCAAAAGTGGATAAAGGGACCGAAGTGTTTCGTGCGACTCACAATGGTGTTGAGTTCTCACTGTATTCTACGAACAATCCTCTGCGCTCGAAGATTCCAAGCTTGCAGTTGGGCTTTAAAATTACAGATCTAACAGGAACAGTTGAGGAATTGACAAAGATTCCAGGAGCCATGTGTATTTTAGACCCAACTGAAATGCCTGACGGGAAGAAAGCCATCGTGCTTGATCCTGATGGCCATTCGATCGAACTCACTGAATACTAA
- a CDS encoding carboxymuconolactone decarboxylase family protein, translating into MISEKVDAYLEKEFPEMTSTIFRDLSLNLKKVLEDSPLEPQERFMNLLSIAVALENKALVDLSKSVLTELGTAPELMQEAAEIAGIMGMNNTYYKFKSFLPPELAQADYQRAGLRMNSLAKSLNSKKDFEMMALSVSIVNACPVCVVSHEKAVRTHDVSNDKVHDLARLAATAKGLTTLKKAITL; encoded by the coding sequence ATGATTTCCGAAAAAGTTGATGCTTATCTAGAAAAAGAATTCCCAGAAATGACTTCAACGATCTTCCGCGACTTATCGTTGAACCTAAAAAAGGTTTTGGAAGACAGCCCGCTTGAACCGCAAGAGCGTTTCATGAACTTGCTTTCCATCGCTGTTGCTTTAGAAAATAAGGCTTTGGTGGATTTATCAAAGTCAGTTCTGACTGAGCTAGGAACTGCTCCAGAACTTATGCAAGAAGCCGCAGAAATTGCTGGTATCATGGGTATGAATAATACTTACTACAAATTCAAATCGTTCTTGCCACCAGAATTGGCACAAGCTGATTACCAACGTGCGGGCTTGCGCATGAATTCACTAGCAAAATCTTTGAATTCAAAAAAAGATTTCGAAATGATGGCGTTATCTGTTTCTATCGTGAATGCCTGCCCGGTTTGCGTAGTAAGCCATGAAAAAGCAGTTAGAACTCATGATGTTTCAAACGACAAAGTTCATGACTTGGCAAGATTAGCTGCCACAGCAAAAGGTTTAACGACGCTGAAAAAAGCGATCACTCTTTAA
- a CDS encoding peroxiredoxin has product MLTIGDKFPEFKLQACVSIEKGKEFAEVANKDAKGSWAVYFFWPLDFTFVCPTEIAEFNKEFKNFQARETKLFGVSADSHFVHLAWRNNHDDLRDLKFPMLADYKKELAAQLGVLHKQDHMPLRATFIVDPDGIIRWVSVNDLSVGRNVKEVVRTLDALQTDELCPCNWEKGQATLTV; this is encoded by the coding sequence ATGTTAACTATCGGTGATAAATTCCCAGAGTTTAAATTGCAAGCTTGCGTTTCTATCGAAAAAGGCAAAGAGTTCGCAGAAGTTGCGAATAAAGATGCCAAAGGTTCATGGGCAGTCTATTTCTTCTGGCCATTGGATTTCACTTTCGTATGCCCTACTGAAATCGCTGAGTTCAACAAAGAATTCAAAAATTTCCAAGCTCGTGAAACAAAACTTTTTGGGGTTTCTGCTGATTCTCACTTCGTGCACTTAGCATGGAGAAACAATCACGACGACCTTAGAGATTTGAAATTCCCAATGCTAGCTGACTACAAAAAAGAATTAGCTGCTCAATTGGGTGTTCTTCATAAACAAGATCACATGCCATTGCGTGCAACTTTCATCGTAGATCCAGATGGTATCATCCGTTGGGTTTCTGTTAATGACCTTTCAGTAGGCCGTAACGTAAAAGAAGTTGTTAGAACTTTGGATGCTCTTCAAACTGACGAACTTTGCCCATGCAACTGGGAAAAAGGTCAAGCGACTTTGACTGTTTAA
- a CDS encoding Fur family transcriptional regulator produces MKHCLSTAEIEGRLQAAGVQPTLQRIAICKFVLCEADHPSADDVKEWAEHNLGKISQATVYNTLNTLVDAGILKEFRFNHSDKVIYDCNTHDHFHFVDENTGKIYDINPEDVQLNISIPKKFKIKDVKLIFKGEVK; encoded by the coding sequence ATGAAGCACTGCTTATCTACAGCTGAAATTGAAGGACGTTTGCAAGCCGCAGGTGTGCAGCCGACTTTACAACGGATTGCTATTTGCAAATTTGTGCTTTGTGAAGCTGACCACCCTAGTGCCGATGATGTGAAAGAATGGGCAGAACATAACCTTGGCAAAATCAGCCAGGCCACTGTCTATAACACTTTAAACACTTTAGTGGACGCCGGGATTTTAAAAGAATTCCGCTTCAACCATTCGGACAAAGTGATCTATGACTGCAACACCCACGATCACTTTCATTTTGTGGATGAAAACACCGGCAAGATTTACGACATCAACCCGGAAGACGTTCAATTGAACATCTCTATCCCGAAGAAATTTAAAATTAAAGATGTGAAGTTAATTTTTAAAGGCGAAGTTAAATAA
- a CDS encoding alpha/beta hydrolase family protein, giving the protein MQITVNYISQGRMLEGQLFVSETIAGLQPALLFESAVTGATQRITEVIAREVADQGFVTMVVDHRYFSEDETQAEPWESPSKRIEDVKAAFHYLQDHPAVDSDNIIGVGVSVGAEYMAEVCRSSSICKGLVMLQGPFDDSQNAASHLDIPSIVIDDTHLEAAVDEIVLWVRTLLNGNSPMNSRPVPWNEISE; this is encoded by the coding sequence ATGCAAATCACCGTCAATTACATTTCACAGGGGCGCATGTTAGAAGGCCAATTGTTCGTTTCAGAAACTATTGCAGGCCTTCAGCCTGCACTTCTTTTTGAAAGTGCAGTCACTGGCGCCACACAGCGCATTACCGAAGTGATTGCTCGCGAAGTCGCCGACCAAGGCTTTGTAACCATGGTGGTAGATCACCGCTATTTCAGCGAAGACGAAACACAAGCAGAACCTTGGGAATCACCTTCAAAAAGAATTGAAGACGTAAAAGCGGCTTTTCATTATTTGCAAGATCACCCTGCCGTCGATAGTGATAACATTATAGGCGTGGGGGTCAGTGTCGGTGCTGAATATATGGCCGAGGTTTGTAGAAGTAGTTCTATCTGTAAAGGCCTAGTGATGTTGCAAGGCCCTTTTGATGATTCTCAAAACGCCGCTTCCCATTTAGATATTCCCTCCATTGTTATTGACGACACACACCTGGAGGCCGCCGTCGATGAAATCGTTTTGTGGGTGCGAACTTTATTAAATGGCAATTCCCCAATGAACAGTCGCCCGGTCCCGTGGAATGAAATTTCCGAATAA
- a CDS encoding collagen-like triple helix repeat-containing protein, which produces MNSAKRLQLLSLSLILSFSMACQNNSTPEKAVTERKHTAEPENPDAPEKFEEVVEENGLRFTISRKVDLKADLSNKTDYLDNHNIFIVSIGIEKKWIDQVEVYRTDVRTKEVRRVNKEPASINNKKVLLEDSITASSSKIENKIYKYTVLRGGEKLAETEFQIQPDLYIPAGTKSLADFGIESGEFRIGTLLMENQSRLVTQGKNVKLITQKFIVQNTVIGGVVSGARIETFTADVAKAEAAIGEKGRDGGTIVVETQHAQGNLTVYLRGTKGGAGYDNANPGEDGNPGEQGYWETSSCDQPDEGSGSGSCRCLEGPGNGYDGEPGEQGHPGDPGKPGGNSGSLEFRISKNENFKIQVERWPGSGGVGGKGSPGGKGGKGGAPGNSYNCPRAKSGKAGPQGPEGEAGDFGPTGKKEKICVQNDEQQTMECLAGEL; this is translated from the coding sequence ATGAATTCTGCGAAACGTTTGCAGCTCTTATCCCTAAGTCTTATTCTGTCTTTTTCAATGGCGTGCCAAAATAATTCCACGCCAGAAAAAGCGGTCACCGAAAGAAAGCACACCGCCGAGCCAGAGAATCCAGATGCCCCGGAAAAGTTTGAAGAAGTCGTCGAAGAAAATGGACTGCGATTTACTATTTCTCGTAAAGTGGATCTTAAAGCGGATCTTAGTAATAAAACTGATTATTTAGATAATCATAATATCTTCATTGTCTCGATCGGTATTGAAAAAAAATGGATCGACCAAGTGGAAGTGTATAGAACTGACGTTCGAACTAAAGAGGTTCGTAGAGTCAATAAAGAACCGGCCTCAATAAATAATAAAAAAGTTCTTTTAGAGGATTCTATTACTGCTTCAAGTAGTAAAATTGAAAATAAAATCTATAAATATACCGTCCTTCGCGGCGGTGAAAAATTAGCAGAAACTGAATTTCAAATTCAACCGGACCTTTATATACCAGCTGGGACGAAATCACTTGCAGACTTCGGAATAGAGTCTGGTGAGTTTAGAATCGGTACTCTGCTAATGGAAAACCAATCCCGCCTTGTTACCCAGGGAAAGAACGTCAAATTAATCACGCAAAAATTCATAGTTCAAAATACCGTCATTGGTGGCGTGGTGTCAGGGGCTCGCATAGAGACTTTTACGGCGGACGTTGCCAAGGCAGAGGCTGCTATCGGCGAAAAGGGGCGAGACGGTGGCACTATAGTAGTGGAAACACAACATGCCCAAGGAAATTTAACGGTGTACCTGCGCGGAACAAAAGGTGGGGCTGGCTATGACAATGCAAATCCGGGCGAGGATGGAAACCCGGGGGAGCAAGGCTATTGGGAAACATCATCTTGCGATCAGCCCGATGAAGGTAGCGGTTCAGGTTCCTGTAGATGCCTTGAGGGCCCTGGAAATGGATATGATGGTGAGCCCGGGGAGCAAGGACATCCCGGCGATCCGGGGAAGCCCGGTGGAAATTCAGGCAGTCTAGAGTTTCGTATTTCGAAAAATGAAAATTTCAAAATCCAAGTTGAAAGATGGCCTGGAAGCGGTGGTGTTGGTGGAAAAGGCAGTCCTGGAGGCAAAGGAGGAAAAGGCGGGGCGCCGGGAAACTCATACAACTGTCCTCGAGCGAAGAGTGGCAAAGCGGGACCACAAGGTCCTGAGGGTGAAGCAGGAGACTTCGGTCCGACTGGAAAAAAAGAAAAGATCTGTGTGCAAAACGATGAACAGCAAACAATGGAATGCTTGGCCGGTGAATTATGA